Proteins encoded by one window of Deltaproteobacteria bacterium:
- the coaBC gene encoding bifunctional phosphopantothenoylcysteine decarboxylase/phosphopantothenate--cysteine ligase CoaBC, with amino-acid sequence MLKGRTVILGVTGGIAAYKSVELLRELRRREADVRVVMTRHAQEFVRPLTFQSLSGHRVALDLFEPVWESDIGHIALADMADLAVIAPATANIIGKIAGGIADDLLSTLVTALKCPLLLVPAMNTRMWENPIVQQNLEKLRVRGYEWVEPEKGDLACGATGRGRMAETGEIVERMEDLLTEKDLRGQRLLVTAGPTVEGVDPVRYITNRSSGKMGYAIARIARRRGAEVVLVSGPSLIPPPRRDILFVSVRSAADMRAAVFDHYRDCSVVIMAAAVADYRPKEVFVRKMKKQGKETYLMELERNPDILKELGEVKEDRILVGFAAETEAVVENARAKLQAKNADLIVANDVSRQGAGFEVDTNIVTILDRRGKVKNLPLMTKEEVARLVLNQVVKILRMRERSSRNLPSGKR; translated from the coding sequence ATGTTGAAAGGCAGGACTGTTATTCTGGGCGTAACAGGGGGAATTGCGGCATACAAGTCGGTGGAACTTCTCAGAGAATTGAGACGAAGAGAGGCAGATGTCCGTGTGGTAATGACCAGACACGCTCAGGAGTTTGTGAGGCCGCTCACATTTCAAAGCCTCTCCGGTCACCGGGTCGCGCTGGATCTCTTCGAACCGGTCTGGGAGAGTGACATCGGTCACATCGCTCTTGCCGACATGGCCGATTTGGCCGTAATCGCGCCGGCCACGGCCAACATTATCGGCAAGATAGCAGGCGGGATCGCCGATGACCTTCTTTCGACCCTGGTGACGGCTCTCAAGTGCCCGCTTCTCTTGGTCCCTGCGATGAACACCCGGATGTGGGAGAACCCGATTGTGCAGCAGAATCTGGAGAAGCTCAGGGTTCGCGGATACGAGTGGGTGGAGCCAGAGAAGGGAGATCTCGCCTGTGGGGCCACGGGTAGGGGTCGAATGGCGGAGACAGGCGAGATTGTCGAGAGAATGGAGGACCTTTTGACGGAAAAGGACCTTAGAGGGCAGCGCTTACTGGTCACTGCAGGACCGACCGTGGAGGGTGTCGATCCGGTCCGTTACATCACGAACCGCTCCAGCGGAAAGATGGGCTATGCCATAGCCAGAATAGCCAGGCGCCGGGGAGCAGAGGTGGTTCTCGTCAGCGGGCCGAGCCTGATCCCCCCTCCCCGGAGAGACATCCTCTTTGTCTCCGTGAGAAGCGCGGCTGACATGAGAGCCGCCGTCTTCGACCACTACAGGGATTGCTCGGTGGTGATAATGGCCGCTGCGGTAGCCGACTACCGGCCGAAAGAGGTCTTTGTCCGTAAGATGAAAAAACAGGGCAAGGAGACCTACCTCATGGAGCTCGAAAGAAACCCGGACATCCTCAAAGAACTCGGGGAAGTCAAGGAAGACAGAATCCTGGTGGGTTTTGCTGCCGAAACCGAGGCAGTCGTCGAAAACGCCCGTGCCAAGCTCCAGGCAAAGAACGCCGACCTCATTGTAGCCAATGATGTCAGCCGGCAGGGGGCGGGATTTGAAGTCGACACGAACATCGTCACGATCCTCGACAGGCGGGGAAAGGTCAAGAACCTGCCCCTCATGACCAAGGAAGAGGTGGCCCGCCTCGTTCTCAACCAGGTCGTCAAGATCCTGCGCATGCGGGAGAGAAGCAGCCGGAATCTCCCCTCCGGCAAAAGATAA
- a CDS encoding DUF47 domain-containing protein, with protein MIFKKEKEVIELIIKHLDKVEETLATAKKCIETYITGNISEAKVLALKVDGLETQADFIRYNIRDRLYSGAYLPAIREDIYHLVESIDKVDDAAEACCDFFLDQRPEIPQEMREQFLRVAQESFATMGALKEGLLEYVGGEGDVDFIREKAKQVGIKESDVDKIEWDLTRQIFTAPLDYGHRIHLRLCLDTIVEISDRAEDAADLLEMVTMKSRV; from the coding sequence GTGATCTTCAAGAAAGAGAAAGAGGTGATCGAGCTGATCATCAAGCACCTGGACAAGGTGGAAGAGACACTGGCCACTGCAAAGAAGTGCATAGAGACCTACATCACGGGCAACATATCCGAAGCAAAGGTTCTGGCCCTCAAGGTAGACGGGCTGGAAACGCAAGCCGACTTCATCCGGTACAACATTCGCGACCGGCTCTATTCGGGTGCCTATCTTCCCGCGATCCGAGAGGACATCTACCATTTGGTGGAAAGCATCGACAAGGTCGATGACGCTGCCGAGGCGTGCTGTGATTTCTTCTTGGATCAAAGGCCGGAAATTCCGCAGGAGATGAGGGAACAGTTTCTCCGTGTGGCTCAGGAATCCTTTGCCACCATGGGGGCCCTTAAGGAGGGCCTGCTCGAGTATGTAGGTGGAGAAGGGGATGTGGATTTCATCAGGGAAAAGGCCAAACAGGTGGGGATCAAAGAGTCGGATGTGGACAAGATCGAATGGGACCTGACCAGGCAGATATTCACAGCTCCCCTCGATTATGGCCACAGGATTCATCTGAGGCTTTGTCTCGACACGATTGTGGAGATCTCCGACCGGGCAGAGGACGCCGCCGATCTGCTTGAGATGGTGACCATGAAGTCGAGGGTATGA
- a CDS encoding anion permease → MVILLLFGGIYVGWNIGANDTANCIGTVVGAELIPYRRAVALVAVFAFLGAALQGHHVMKTIGKGIVTEELPFAAVFVALVCGGGFVTLATFFKIPVSTSQSMVGGVVGIGLAVGANVDFSKFVTILESWVVCPALTLALSCGITRLLGSLLGRLKGSVIFVQNLLGWLAILSGCYVAYSMGANNAGNAVGPIANLGIVHPRTLVAIGGGALALGSITYGRKVSDTVGKGITSLDLSGAFAAQMSSAFGIHLFSIMGIPISTSSAVVGAVAGTGLAKGARSISKKTVLTILAGWVLTPSFAGLSSFLLYRGVFLLE, encoded by the coding sequence TTGGTCATTCTGCTTCTTTTCGGCGGGATCTACGTGGGCTGGAATATCGGGGCCAACGACACGGCAAACTGCATCGGTACGGTCGTCGGCGCGGAACTGATCCCGTACCGGAGGGCTGTCGCTCTGGTTGCTGTCTTTGCATTTCTGGGAGCGGCCCTGCAGGGGCACCATGTGATGAAGACCATCGGTAAGGGCATAGTGACCGAGGAGCTTCCTTTTGCGGCGGTATTTGTGGCTCTGGTATGCGGGGGGGGCTTTGTGACCCTGGCCACCTTTTTCAAGATCCCTGTGTCGACCTCCCAATCGATGGTCGGCGGTGTGGTCGGAATCGGACTAGCTGTTGGTGCGAATGTCGATTTTTCGAAGTTCGTCACCATCCTTGAGAGCTGGGTGGTCTGCCCGGCCTTGACTCTTGCTCTTTCATGCGGCATTACCCGCCTGCTCGGTTCGCTCCTCGGAAGGCTGAAGGGGAGTGTTATCTTTGTCCAAAATCTCCTGGGGTGGCTGGCAATTCTCTCAGGCTGCTACGTGGCCTACTCCATGGGGGCCAACAATGCCGGGAACGCTGTGGGTCCCATAGCAAACCTGGGGATTGTCCATCCGAGAACACTGGTAGCCATAGGTGGCGGTGCTTTGGCACTCGGTTCGATTACCTACGGAAGGAAGGTGTCCGACACGGTGGGCAAGGGCATCACGTCCCTCGACCTGTCCGGTGCCTTTGCAGCCCAGATGTCTTCGGCCTTTGGAATTCATCTCTTCTCCATCATGGGGATTCCGATTTCGACCTCTTCGGCGGTTGTGGGGGCGGTTGCAGGAACCGGCCTGGCCAAGGGAGCCAGATCGATCAGCAAGAAGACCGTCCTCACCATCCTTGCCGGGTGGGTGTTGACCCCGTCCTTTGCCGGGCTGTCCTCGTTCCTCCTGTATCGGGGGGTTTTTCTCCTCGAATGA
- a CDS encoding saccharopine dehydrogenase NADP-binding domain-containing protein: MKILCVGAAGQISRESLKDLIEFGDFDQITIGDVNEEAARQVREEVGDQRVDFVHLDITDTAGSVEVMRGYDVVMAGLPIALDTLLVDAVMAAGVSGLDVTGMGQTYFDYDTRARQAGIIFVPGVGMTPGTTNILAKYAADQMEEVEGIYISHGAFRAIAPSPGLSSTTFLEYDPAMPGRVVYDRGRYLQVPPFSLEKKIELPEPFGSLPQYIIPHPEVHTLPRYIEGVKRIEVRGTWPEKNMRLIKALYEYGFLRNDKVKIRGIEIGSRDFVAAYLDQAPEGKEQDLWGYALHVEVVGTRQGRTVRHILTTSNPPGEVEGWEGPRAYTRSVGVPLSIGAQMIASGRVKTRGVVAPEGAFDPAEFIGELARRGIMVRERIEEDHTVA; the protein is encoded by the coding sequence ATGAAGATACTCTGTGTCGGCGCTGCCGGGCAGATCAGTCGGGAGTCTCTGAAGGACCTGATAGAGTTCGGTGATTTCGATCAGATCACCATCGGCGATGTGAACGAGGAGGCGGCTCGGCAGGTCAGGGAAGAGGTGGGCGATCAGAGGGTCGATTTTGTCCACCTGGACATCACGGATACCGCGGGATCGGTTGAAGTGATGAGGGGATATGACGTGGTCATGGCCGGCCTTCCCATCGCACTCGACACGCTGCTGGTCGATGCTGTTATGGCCGCCGGCGTGAGCGGTCTCGATGTCACCGGGATGGGACAGACCTATTTTGACTACGATACCAGGGCGAGACAGGCAGGGATCATATTCGTGCCCGGGGTCGGGATGACTCCGGGTACGACCAATATCCTGGCCAAATACGCTGCGGATCAGATGGAAGAGGTGGAAGGGATCTATATCAGTCACGGGGCGTTTCGGGCCATCGCCCCTTCACCGGGACTCAGTTCTACCACCTTTCTTGAGTACGATCCCGCCATGCCGGGCCGCGTTGTTTACGACAGGGGGAGATACCTCCAGGTTCCTCCCTTTTCGCTGGAGAAAAAGATAGAGCTTCCCGAACCCTTTGGTTCTCTCCCCCAGTATATAATCCCCCACCCGGAGGTTCACACCCTTCCCAGGTATATCGAGGGAGTGAAGCGGATCGAGGTGAGAGGGACCTGGCCGGAAAAAAACATGAGGCTCATCAAGGCTCTCTACGAGTATGGATTCCTGAGAAACGACAAGGTGAAGATCAGGGGAATTGAAATCGGGTCAAGGGATTTCGTTGCCGCCTACCTCGACCAGGCCCCTGAGGGGAAGGAACAGGATCTCTGGGGTTATGCCCTCCACGTGGAGGTAGTCGGCACACGGCAGGGGAGAACCGTCCGCCATATCCTCACCACCTCCAATCCACCAGGCGAGGTGGAAGGCTGGGAGGGCCCCAGGGCGTATACAAGGAGTGTGGGAGTTCCCCTTTCCATCGGTGCCCAGATGATCGCATCGGGTCGGGTCAAGACGAGAGGAGTGGTCGCTCCGGAAGGCGCTTTCGACCCGGCGGAATTCATTGGAGAGTTGGCCAGGCGGGGAATCATGGTCAGGGAAAGGATAGAGGAGGATCATACGGTTGCCTGA
- the phnE gene encoding phosphonate ABC transporter, permease protein PhnE: protein MEVVSELPHRDHQRRSADSTDEGESALRTGLSGYLGVLFFLAFVVWSLHYLNIPLSRFTGMFGPLGHKFSQLFCPPDFKYIQNMGMLKSIVETFQLGFFGTVVGLALCVPLAWFAALNMTPNKWILYPLGRGIIIGARSIYELIWAILFTMILGFGPLAGAVTCILATIGFCGKLMAEEIEDIRIGPVEAIRATGAGEIKVFLYGIYPQVETAWTGIAIYGWDSTFRMATILGYVGAGGIGMYLRETIETLAYEKTGMTLLVIIGLVVVSEVASAYARQRVA from the coding sequence ATGGAGGTGGTTTCAGAGTTGCCACACCGAGACCATCAGAGGAGATCGGCAGACTCAACGGATGAGGGGGAGAGCGCACTCAGGACGGGTTTGTCGGGTTACCTGGGCGTGCTCTTCTTCCTCGCCTTTGTGGTCTGGTCCCTTCACTACCTCAATATCCCTCTGAGCCGCTTCACGGGGATGTTCGGCCCACTGGGGCACAAGTTCTCGCAGCTCTTCTGCCCTCCTGATTTCAAATACATACAGAACATGGGTATGCTGAAGTCGATCGTTGAGACCTTCCAGCTCGGTTTCTTCGGTACTGTTGTCGGTCTGGCGCTCTGCGTGCCTCTTGCGTGGTTTGCCGCCCTCAACATGACACCAAACAAATGGATACTCTATCCTCTGGGGCGAGGTATCATCATCGGTGCCCGGTCGATCTATGAGCTGATCTGGGCGATCCTCTTCACCATGATTCTCGGTTTCGGCCCTCTTGCAGGGGCGGTTACCTGCATTCTGGCAACCATCGGGTTCTGCGGAAAACTCATGGCAGAGGAGATCGAAGACATCCGCATCGGACCCGTGGAGGCCATCAGGGCGACAGGAGCAGGCGAGATCAAGGTCTTTCTCTACGGGATCTATCCCCAGGTTGAGACGGCCTGGACGGGGATTGCCATTTACGGCTGGGATTCCACATTCCGGATGGCAACCATACTGGGATACGTAGGGGCCGGTGGGATCGGTATGTACCTGCGAGAGACCATCGAGACACTGGCCTATGAGAAGACCGGTATGACCCTGCTGGTCATTATCGGCCTCGTCGTCGTGAGTGAAGTGGCCTCGGCCTATGCACGACAGAGGGTAGCCTAG